A region from the Citrobacter koseri ATCC BAA-895 genome encodes:
- a CDS encoding rhodanese-like domain-containing protein: protein MQEIMQFVGRHPILSIAWIALLVAVLFTTFKGLMSKVKVITRGEATRLINKEDAVVVDLRQRDDFRKGHIAGATNLLPSEIKANNVGELEKHKDKPLIVVDGSGMQCQESANALIKAGFEKVFVLKEGVAGWSGENLPLVRGK, encoded by the coding sequence ATGCAAGAAATTATGCAATTTGTTGGCCGCCATCCCATACTGAGTATCGCCTGGATTGCGTTACTGGTGGCGGTGTTGTTCACCACTTTCAAAGGCCTGATGTCTAAAGTTAAGGTTATTACTCGCGGCGAAGCGACGCGTCTTATCAACAAAGAAGACGCCGTTGTGGTGGATTTACGTCAGCGTGACGACTTCCGCAAAGGCCATATCGCGGGCGCGACTAACCTGCTGCCGAGCGAAATCAAGGCCAACAACGTTGGCGAGCTTGAAAAGCACAAAGATAAGCCTCTGATCGTGGTTGATGGTTCCGGTATGCAGTGTCAGGAATCCGCAAACGCACTGATCAAAGCGGGCTTTGAGAAAGTTTTTGTGCTGAAAGAAGGCGTTGCGGGCTGGAGCGGTGAGAACCTGCCATTAGTGCGCGGGAAATAA
- the grxC gene encoding glutaredoxin 3, which translates to MANIEIYTKVTCPFCHRAKALLSSKGVSFQELPIDGDAVKREEMIKRSGRTTVPQIFIDAQHIGGCDDLYALDARGGLDPLLR; encoded by the coding sequence ATGGCCAACATCGAGATCTACACCAAAGTAACCTGCCCGTTTTGCCATCGTGCAAAAGCGCTGTTGAGCAGTAAGGGTGTGAGTTTCCAGGAACTTCCGATTGACGGCGATGCCGTAAAACGTGAAGAGATGATCAAGCGTAGTGGCCGCACGACGGTTCCGCAGATTTTTATTGATGCACAGCACATTGGCGGCTGTGACGACTTGTATGCGTTGGATGCGCGTGGTGGACTGGATCCCCTGCTGCGTTAA